One window of the Chryseotalea sp. WA131a genome contains the following:
- the bshB1 gene encoding bacillithiol biosynthesis deacetylase BshB1, whose translation MVTKLDILVLAAHPDDAELGCGGTIVKHVQLGYKVGVVDFTRGELGTRGTIQTREQEAKDAANILGLSVRENLGLRDGFFRHTEEDILKVVQSIRTYQPEIVLANAIKDRHPDHGKGANLAYEACFLSGLAKVETDRDGKKQSPWRPKQVYHYIQSQLLMPDFVVDISQHWEQKIQSVKAYKTQFFDPKSAEPETYISKPEFLTFLEARAKEFGHAINAPYGEGFVAANMLGVDNLFNLK comes from the coding sequence ATGGTAACAAAACTAGATATTCTTGTACTAGCCGCTCACCCTGATGATGCCGAATTGGGCTGTGGAGGCACGATTGTAAAGCATGTTCAGTTAGGTTATAAAGTCGGTGTGGTTGATTTCACTAGAGGAGAACTCGGTACACGTGGAACCATTCAAACCCGTGAGCAAGAAGCGAAAGATGCCGCAAATATTTTGGGATTATCGGTAAGAGAAAATTTGGGTTTGCGCGATGGATTCTTTCGGCATACCGAAGAAGACATTTTAAAAGTTGTACAATCCATTCGCACCTACCAACCTGAAATTGTTTTGGCCAATGCCATTAAAGACCGCCATCCCGACCACGGCAAAGGAGCTAACTTGGCTTATGAGGCTTGTTTTCTTTCTGGTTTGGCAAAAGTAGAAACGGATAGGGATGGGAAGAAGCAATCTCCGTGGCGTCCCAAGCAAGTATATCACTACATTCAAAGTCAATTGCTAATGCCTGATTTTGTGGTCGATATTTCTCAACACTGGGAGCAAAAGATTCAATCGGTAAAAGCTTACAAAACCCAATTCTTTGACCCTAAAAGTGCGGAGCCCGAGACGTACATTTCTAAGCCTGAATTCTTGACTTTTTTAGAAGCCAGAGCAAAAGAATTTGGTCATGCAATCAATGCGCCTTATGGTGAAGGTTTTGTTGCTGCAAACATGCTGGGTGTCGACAATTTATTTAACTTGAAGTAA
- a CDS encoding RES family NAD+ phosphorylase, with protein MAEYFRIIQKKHAASSMGYGSGGARWNSRGVPMVYAGSSVAIITSEFISIKGGAVVDQSWSLVTYSVLSEPPMLDEASLPVDWDSRPYPMSTQEFGRNWARMNTSVCLKVPSARILLKAYPREHNLLINPLHPNLLGEVKVVSVDDLFFNLNGATGAK; from the coding sequence ATGGCCGAGTATTTTCGGATCATTCAAAAAAAACATGCTGCCAGTTCCATGGGCTACGGCAGTGGCGGGGCAAGATGGAACAGTCGAGGTGTTCCTATGGTTTATGCCGGCTCCAGTGTCGCTATTATCACTTCTGAATTTATTAGCATCAAAGGTGGTGCCGTGGTCGATCAGTCGTGGTCATTGGTTACTTATTCTGTTTTGTCAGAACCACCAATGTTGGATGAAGCTTCTTTGCCGGTTGACTGGGACTCGCGTCCTTACCCAATGTCAACGCAGGAATTCGGTAGAAATTGGGCGCGAATGAATACTTCGGTGTGCCTCAAAGTTCCTTCTGCGCGCATCCTTTTAAAAGCTTATCCGAGGGAACATAATCTGTTGATCAATCCATTGCATCCAAATTTATTGGGTGAAGTAAAAGTGGTGTCCGTGGATGATCTATTTTTTAATTTGAACGGGGCTACGGGGGCTAAGTAG
- a CDS encoding recombinase family protein, protein METSKMGCVIYSRRGIDTDRNSFDAQLDICRKYCAEHGFIIKKEFSDFGKFLDFGEICLLFEYLKDNFDVSLVMVTTEDRILNSTNPTKLYQYINDLIKVERQINLITITENQNQISFSQLQRSLFSSVTLYEQSKKEEKSYKGLIENALDGNWIGVLPKGYKRVVVTDYNIVHSKEAKFIRKAFEMKLSKISDKEILKYLFENDISIIRSTLHAILKNVFYTGHIRTKLTSGKLVKGRHDGLITQEEFEQVQIFLRNGT, encoded by the coding sequence ATGGAAACATCAAAAATGGGCTGTGTTATTTATTCCCGAAGAGGGATTGATACTGATAGGAACTCATTTGATGCACAATTGGATATCTGTAGAAAATACTGTGCCGAACATGGTTTCATCATAAAAAAGGAGTTTTCAGACTTTGGGAAATTCTTAGACTTTGGGGAGATATGCCTATTGTTCGAGTATTTAAAAGATAATTTTGATGTTAGCTTAGTTATGGTTACGACTGAGGACAGAATTCTCAATTCTACAAACCCAACAAAATTGTATCAATACATCAATGATTTAATAAAAGTAGAAAGGCAGATAAACTTAATAACGATAACCGAAAATCAGAATCAGATATCATTTTCTCAGCTTCAGCGATCGCTCTTTTCATCGGTTACCTTATATGAACAATCGAAAAAAGAAGAGAAATCTTATAAAGGATTAATCGAAAATGCACTGGATGGAAATTGGATAGGAGTCTTACCAAAAGGCTACAAAAGAGTTGTCGTCACAGACTATAACATTGTTCATTCGAAGGAAGCCAAATTTATTCGTAAAGCATTCGAAATGAAGCTATCAAAAATTTCTGACAAGGAAATATTGAAGTACTTGTTTGAAAACGATATCTCGATCATTCGGAGTACTCTCCACGCAATTCTTAAAAATGTCTTTTATACAGGTCATATCAGAACGAAACTAACAAGTGGAAAATTAGTAAAAGGTAGGCACGATGGCCTCATCACGCAAGAAGAGTTTGAGCAAGTTCAGATATTTCTGCGAAATGGAACTTAA
- a CDS encoding helix-turn-helix transcriptional regulator, producing MISSLKTGKIILRLRDSRGLTQTALAELCGVSRVMIGKYERDESLPSIEAAKKIADALGVSIDRLVDEEAISVLDSQVMKRIEGICSLEDDRRKILFDLIDTYIREAKGRKVFA from the coding sequence ATGATTTCTTCTTTAAAAACAGGTAAGATCATTTTGAGGCTAAGAGATTCCAGAGGACTTACCCAGACTGCGCTAGCCGAGTTGTGTGGAGTTTCAAGAGTTATGATAGGTAAGTATGAGCGCGATGAATCATTGCCATCAATTGAAGCAGCCAAGAAGATTGCTGATGCTCTTGGTGTATCAATTGACAGACTTGTAGATGAGGAGGCCATTTCAGTGCTTGATTCGCAAGTGATGAAGCGAATCGAGGGAATTTGCAGTTTGGAAGACGATAGAAGGAAAATACTTTTTGACCTTATTGATACTTATATACGGGAGGCAAAAGGGCGTAAAGTATTCGCTTAA
- a CDS encoding recombinase family protein, whose amino-acid sequence MKRSNSNKDLKSINSSSEPLRCVIYSLRERDTTFHLKPCNEQIDACRSFALKNNLLIKMEFSDYGVSHKSKEIDDLFHHVSNELDIRVILVTTQDRILKSKNPRKLYKYLNQLENSQRDIEIIAVSERDRGMSLSKFKELLFWKINSTEKLIKDEKRYKGLKKYALAGGWIGALPIGFTRVAINQTNIEESNELALIKNAFEMKLANTPSGAILKFLNEQGIAIDRDFLRRMFKNIFYTGFFRKKLTDGKLVKGRYNGIITIKEFEKIQWLCRSRKFPVENNELLL is encoded by the coding sequence ATGAAGAGAAGTAATTCAAATAAAGACTTGAAGTCAATCAATAGCTCTAGTGAGCCCCTGAGGTGCGTGATTTACTCCCTCAGGGAACGTGACACAACTTTCCATCTCAAGCCATGTAACGAACAGATCGATGCTTGCAGGAGTTTTGCATTAAAAAACAATCTTTTGATTAAAATGGAATTTTCAGATTACGGAGTTTCTCATAAAAGTAAAGAAATTGACGATCTATTTCATCATGTGTCAAATGAATTAGATATCCGAGTAATTCTTGTCACAACACAAGATCGAATTTTGAAGTCAAAAAATCCACGAAAGCTGTATAAGTATTTAAATCAACTAGAAAACTCCCAACGTGATATTGAAATTATTGCTGTATCTGAGCGAGACAGAGGGATGTCATTGTCGAAATTTAAGGAGTTACTCTTCTGGAAGATAAATTCTACTGAGAAATTAATAAAGGATGAAAAAAGATACAAAGGCCTAAAAAAATATGCTTTAGCAGGAGGTTGGATAGGAGCTTTACCAATCGGTTTTACAAGGGTAGCTATCAATCAAACAAATATTGAGGAATCCAATGAGTTAGCCTTAATCAAAAACGCATTTGAAATGAAACTTGCCAATACTCCGAGTGGTGCCATTCTCAAATTTTTAAATGAGCAAGGTATTGCTATTGATAGAGATTTTCTTCGCAGAATGTTTAAGAACATATTTTACACAGGCTTCTTCAGGAAAAAGTTGACTGACGGAAAACTAGTTAAAGGTCGATACAACGGTATTATCACTATTAAAGAGTTCGAGAAGATTCAATGGCTTTGCCGCAGTCGAAAATTTCCCGTCGAAAACAATGAATTGCTGTTATGA
- the pnp gene encoding polyribonucleotide nucleotidyltransferase: MNPILKKSCQLPDGREITIETGKLARQADGAVVLRMGNTMILATAVAMQQHKEGADFLPLSVDYQEKFASTGKIPGGFLKREGKLSDYEVLISRLVDRAIRPMFPDDYHAETQVSIQLISGDHNALPDALAAFAASAALSISDIPFYTPISEVRVARVNGQFIINPTLEQKDAADLDFIVAASLENILMVEGEAKEINEVDMLEALKLAHSVIKVQCNLQLEMAKELGKTEKRTYNHEEKDENLKAELHTLLYPKVYEVARQQLTSKHKRSELFHQIIDEYMASLPEDTTISKDLVKRYYKSIQKEACRNLVLNEKVRLDGRKTNEIRPIWSEVDYLPNAHGSAVFTRGETQSLTSVTLGTKLDEQMIDGAMFSGNNKFILHYNFPSFSTGEVKPNRGPGRREVGHGNLAMRALKQVLPNMTESPYTIRVVSDILESNGSSSMATVCAGSLALMDAGIQISGPVSGIAMGMISDSATGKYAILSDILGDEDHLGDMDFKVTGTDKGITACQMDLKVDGLTYDVLKEALDQAKEGRTHILNEMKKTLKVSKPDLKPHAPRAVTIVIDKELIGAVIGPGGKVVQDIQKTTGATVVIEEVKEKGIVNIFATNQQVMDAAVKRVKAIVAVPEVGETYDGIVKSIMPFGAFVEFMPGKDGLLHISEIKWERLETMEGVMQVGEEVKVKLVEVDKKTGKFRLSRKVLLPKSAAKAETPSA; this comes from the coding sequence ATGAATCCAATTTTAAAGAAATCTTGCCAACTTCCCGATGGCAGGGAAATAACCATCGAAACGGGTAAACTGGCACGGCAAGCGGATGGCGCAGTAGTATTGCGAATGGGCAATACCATGATTTTGGCCACCGCTGTTGCCATGCAACAACATAAAGAAGGTGCAGATTTTCTTCCTTTGTCAGTTGATTACCAAGAGAAATTTGCCTCGACAGGTAAAATACCAGGAGGATTTTTGAAACGCGAAGGAAAGCTATCAGACTATGAAGTATTAATTAGTCGCTTGGTGGACAGGGCTATCCGCCCCATGTTTCCCGATGATTATCATGCTGAAACGCAAGTTTCTATTCAACTGATTTCAGGTGATCACAATGCGCTGCCCGATGCCTTGGCTGCCTTTGCAGCTTCAGCCGCTTTGTCGATTTCTGATATTCCTTTTTACACACCCATTTCGGAAGTTCGAGTAGCTCGTGTAAACGGCCAGTTTATCATCAACCCAACTTTAGAGCAAAAGGACGCTGCTGATTTGGACTTTATTGTGGCTGCCTCTCTTGAGAACATTCTGATGGTGGAAGGAGAAGCCAAAGAAATCAATGAAGTGGATATGCTTGAGGCGTTGAAGCTAGCCCACAGTGTCATTAAGGTGCAATGCAATCTGCAATTGGAGATGGCAAAGGAATTAGGCAAAACGGAAAAGCGTACCTATAACCACGAAGAAAAGGACGAGAACTTAAAAGCGGAACTACATACTCTCTTATATCCGAAAGTGTACGAAGTAGCTCGTCAACAATTGACTAGCAAACACAAACGGTCTGAGTTGTTCCATCAAATCATTGATGAATATATGGCTTCGCTGCCAGAAGATACGACCATCAGCAAAGACTTAGTAAAGCGTTATTATAAGTCCATCCAAAAAGAAGCTTGCCGCAATTTAGTGTTGAACGAAAAAGTGAGATTGGATGGTCGTAAGACAAATGAAATCAGACCCATTTGGTCGGAGGTTGATTACTTGCCGAATGCGCACGGCTCGGCAGTATTTACCCGCGGAGAAACGCAATCGTTGACCAGCGTAACGTTGGGCACGAAGTTAGACGAACAAATGATTGACGGAGCCATGTTCTCTGGCAACAATAAATTTATTCTTCACTACAACTTCCCTTCGTTTTCAACTGGTGAAGTAAAACCTAACCGTGGGCCAGGCAGAAGAGAAGTAGGGCATGGTAATTTGGCCATGCGTGCATTGAAGCAAGTGCTTCCTAACATGACTGAGAGTCCGTACACTATTCGTGTAGTCTCTGATATTTTGGAATCGAATGGTTCATCCTCTATGGCAACCGTATGCGCAGGCTCATTGGCATTGATGGATGCAGGTATCCAAATTTCAGGCCCGGTGTCAGGTATTGCCATGGGTATGATTTCAGACAGTGCAACCGGTAAGTATGCAATCTTATCTGATATCTTAGGTGATGAAGACCACTTGGGTGATATGGACTTTAAGGTAACGGGTACCGATAAAGGTATAACCGCTTGCCAAATGGATTTGAAGGTTGATGGCCTTACCTACGATGTGCTAAAGGAGGCTTTGGACCAAGCGAAGGAAGGTCGCACGCATATCTTAAATGAGATGAAGAAGACTTTGAAGGTTTCTAAGCCTGATCTGAAACCTCATGCACCAAGGGCGGTAACCATTGTTATCGATAAAGAGCTGATTGGCGCGGTAATCGGGCCAGGTGGTAAGGTAGTACAAGACATCCAAAAGACTACCGGAGCTACTGTGGTAATTGAAGAAGTAAAAGAAAAAGGTATCGTCAATATATTCGCTACTAATCAGCAAGTTATGGATGCTGCCGTGAAGCGAGTGAAAGCAATAGTGGCAGTTCCTGAAGTGGGTGAAACCTACGATGGAATTGTAAAGTCCATTATGCCTTTTGGTGCCTTTGTGGAATTCATGCCTGGAAAAGACGGGTTGCTCCACATCTCTGAAATCAAATGGGAGCGCCTTGAGACCATGGAGGGTGTGATGCAAGTGGGTGAAGAAGTAAAGGTAAAATTGGTTGAAGTAGATAAGAAAACGGGTAAATTCAGGCTTTCAAGGAAAGTGCTGTTGCCAAAGTCTGCAGCCAAGGCAGAAACACCCAGTGCTTAA
- the trxB gene encoding thioredoxin-disulfide reductase: MINEKVKVLIIGSGPAGYTAAIYAARAGLKPILFTGGQPGGQLTTTNDVENFPGYPQGINGPQMMVDLQTQAERFGTKVNFGLVTAVDFSSWPYKISVDEKNIIGAESVIVATGATAKYLGIPSEERYANRGVSACAVCDGFFYRGKEVAVVGAGDSAAEEATYLANLCTKVHLIVRRGEMRASKIMQQRVANTHNIEIHWHSETDEILGDDNGVNGVRIINNQTKEKKVLSIEGFFLAIGHKPNTEIFKGKLNMDEAGYIKVIPGSTKTNVEGVFAVGDVADKVYRQAITAAGTGCMGALDAEKFLVAKEMELVSH, from the coding sequence ATGATAAACGAAAAAGTTAAAGTCCTAATCATTGGTTCAGGCCCAGCAGGCTATACCGCTGCCATTTATGCCGCAAGGGCAGGTTTGAAGCCTATTTTGTTTACAGGTGGCCAACCTGGTGGCCAGTTGACCACCACCAACGATGTGGAGAATTTTCCTGGCTATCCGCAAGGTATTAACGGCCCGCAGATGATGGTCGATTTGCAAACTCAAGCTGAACGGTTTGGCACAAAGGTAAATTTTGGATTGGTAACGGCAGTCGATTTTTCCAGTTGGCCTTACAAGATTAGTGTTGACGAGAAAAATATAATCGGAGCAGAATCGGTAATTGTTGCCACGGGGGCTACAGCAAAATACTTGGGTATTCCATCGGAAGAACGTTATGCAAATAGAGGGGTATCGGCATGTGCGGTTTGCGATGGCTTTTTCTATAGAGGAAAGGAAGTGGCAGTAGTGGGTGCAGGAGATTCTGCTGCCGAAGAAGCAACCTACTTGGCCAACTTATGTACCAAGGTACATTTGATTGTGCGAAGAGGGGAAATGCGTGCTTCAAAAATAATGCAGCAGCGTGTAGCCAATACACACAACATTGAAATTCATTGGCATTCTGAAACTGATGAAATTTTGGGTGACGATAATGGTGTGAACGGAGTTCGCATTATTAACAATCAAACCAAAGAGAAGAAGGTCCTTTCGATAGAAGGCTTCTTCTTAGCCATTGGGCACAAACCCAATACCGAAATTTTTAAAGGCAAGTTGAACATGGACGAAGCGGGTTATATAAAAGTAATTCCGGGTTCAACCAAAACCAATGTAGAGGGTGTGTTTGCGGTAGGAGATGTGGCTGATAAAGTTTACCGTCAGGCCATTACGGCTGCAGGCACTGGTTGCATGGGCGCGCTGGATGCAGAAAAATTTTTGGTAGCCAAAGAAATGGAATTAGTAAGTCATTAA
- a CDS encoding RNA polymerase sigma factor RpoD/SigA: protein MRQLKISKQITNRESQSLDKYLQEIGKVDLLTPDEEVELAKRIKDGDQIALEKLTKANLRFVVSVAKQYQNQGLSLGDLINEGNLGLIKAAQRFDETRGFKFISYAVWWIRQSILQALAEQSRIVRLPLNRVGSLNKISKTFSELEQKFEREPSPEELAEVLEVTTAEVVDTMKISGRHVSMDAPFVQGEENSLLDVLENDSEETPDSGLMTDSLRREVQRALSTLTQRESDVITLYFGLNGEHALTLEEIGEKFSLTRERVRQIKEKAIRRLRHTSRSKALKPYLG, encoded by the coding sequence ATGAGACAGCTTAAAATCAGCAAGCAGATTACCAACCGTGAGAGCCAATCGCTTGATAAGTATTTGCAAGAAATTGGTAAGGTAGATTTGCTTACCCCCGATGAGGAAGTGGAGTTGGCAAAGCGTATTAAAGATGGTGACCAAATCGCGCTCGAAAAATTGACAAAAGCCAACTTGCGCTTTGTGGTGTCTGTGGCGAAGCAATATCAAAATCAAGGCCTGTCACTTGGTGATTTGATTAATGAGGGTAACCTTGGTTTGATTAAGGCAGCACAGCGTTTTGATGAAACCCGTGGTTTCAAATTTATCTCTTATGCGGTGTGGTGGATTCGCCAATCAATTCTTCAGGCGTTGGCCGAACAATCGCGTATTGTTCGTTTGCCATTGAACCGCGTTGGTTCATTGAACAAGATTTCAAAAACATTCTCGGAACTTGAGCAAAAATTTGAACGCGAACCTTCACCGGAGGAGTTGGCGGAAGTATTGGAAGTTACTACTGCCGAGGTGGTGGACACGATGAAAATTTCGGGCCGCCACGTATCGATGGATGCCCCGTTTGTGCAAGGGGAAGAAAACAGTTTGCTAGATGTATTGGAAAATGATAGCGAAGAAACCCCAGACTCAGGTTTAATGACCGATTCGTTGCGCAGAGAAGTGCAACGGGCGTTATCCACCTTAACTCAGCGGGAATCGGACGTAATCACTCTTTATTTTGGGCTAAATGGCGAGCACGCCTTGACCTTGGAAGAGATCGGAGAGAAGTTTAGCTTAACCCGCGAACGTGTTCGTCAGATTAAGGAAAAGGCCATCAGAAGATTGCGCCATACCTCTAGAAGTAAAGCTTTAAAACCTTACTTGGGTTAA
- a CDS encoding LptF/LptG family permease codes for MKKIDKLIVSSFVGPFIMTLLVVVFILLMKQMLIYFDDIIGKGLSWGDLGTLMFYLSLTLMPSALPLAVLMASLITFGNLGEHFELTAIKSLGISLTRSLLPLFTVVIFITIGAFFSNNYLVPKASLEAYSLLWDIKQKKPALDIRPGTFYNGIPDISIKVNQKFKDGITLKGVIIYDHRNKVGNKDVTVADSGKMYTILNDQYLKLELFKGYNYAENSGGGTDETGRPSNDETFRKSQFTKTEMVLDLSSFGMQRTDTKWFKGNRIMRNVAELEVDMDSVDNLMKNQRVSLYQTQGNFFSHHFKDDSIPMPSDLRSHKTKNDSIARLTNTAAAYTGSGYLSSSSQYFPSVKIPTKISEREVDISDSLYALAVTKTEVVNALNRARMVKSQLQNSNTNMDSQKHEYTVFWIQWHKILANSIACLAMFLIGAPLGSIIKKGGLGVPVLVSILFFILYYVLDLLGTKWARQYSISVYTGVWMANVILFAIGLVFLRQARVDARLFDADFYNVALDKLKKRFPFLDASPEVA; via the coding sequence GTGAAAAAAATCGATAAGCTGATCGTCAGTTCTTTTGTGGGGCCATTCATCATGACCTTGCTGGTGGTGGTATTTATTCTATTGATGAAGCAAATGCTTATTTACTTCGATGACATTATAGGCAAGGGATTAAGCTGGGGAGATTTGGGGACATTAATGTTTTATTTGTCACTCACTTTGATGCCCTCTGCTTTGCCATTGGCTGTGTTGATGGCGTCACTCATTACATTTGGAAATTTGGGTGAACATTTTGAATTGACAGCCATTAAGAGTCTCGGTATTTCGCTTACCCGAAGTTTGCTGCCTCTTTTTACGGTGGTGATCTTTATAACCATTGGAGCATTTTTTTCAAACAACTATTTGGTGCCCAAAGCCTCTCTCGAGGCGTACAGTCTCCTATGGGATATCAAACAAAAAAAGCCAGCCCTCGACATTCGTCCGGGTACATTTTACAATGGAATACCCGACATCAGCATTAAGGTAAATCAAAAGTTTAAAGATGGCATAACACTCAAAGGGGTAATCATTTATGACCATCGCAATAAAGTTGGAAATAAGGATGTAACGGTTGCCGATTCTGGAAAAATGTACACCATACTGAATGATCAATACTTAAAATTGGAATTGTTTAAGGGCTATAACTATGCTGAAAATTCAGGCGGTGGTACGGATGAAACAGGTCGACCTTCGAATGATGAAACCTTTCGAAAGTCTCAGTTTACCAAAACGGAGATGGTACTCGATCTTTCTTCTTTTGGTATGCAACGAACCGACACCAAATGGTTCAAAGGCAATCGCATTATGCGCAATGTGGCCGAGTTGGAAGTAGACATGGACTCTGTTGATAACTTGATGAAGAATCAACGGGTAAGCTTATACCAAACCCAAGGAAATTTTTTCTCCCATCATTTTAAAGACGACTCCATCCCAATGCCCAGCGATCTGAGATCTCATAAAACAAAAAATGACTCGATAGCCAGGCTTACCAATACCGCTGCAGCATACACAGGGTCCGGCTATTTATCATCCAGTAGTCAGTATTTTCCATCGGTTAAAATACCCACTAAAATATCCGAACGTGAGGTGGACATTTCGGATAGCTTGTATGCACTGGCTGTTACCAAAACGGAAGTTGTAAATGCCTTGAATAGGGCACGGATGGTAAAGTCGCAGTTACAAAACTCAAATACCAACATGGATTCTCAAAAGCACGAATACACTGTTTTTTGGATCCAATGGCATAAGATTTTGGCAAACTCCATTGCTTGTTTGGCCATGTTTCTAATCGGTGCGCCACTCGGGTCGATCATCAAAAAAGGTGGTCTTGGCGTACCCGTATTGGTATCCATTTTATTCTTCATTTTATACTATGTATTAGATTTACTTGGCACCAAATGGGCGAGGCAGTATAGTATTTCAGTTTATACGGGTGTGTGGATGGCGAATGTAATCCTATTTGCTATTGGTTTGGTATTTTTGCGTCAAGCAAGGGTAGATGCTCGCTTGTTTGATGCTGATTTCTATAATGTTGCACTGGATAAGCTCAAGAAACGCTTTCCTTTTTTGGATGCAAGTCCAGAGGTAGCCTAG
- a CDS encoding ATPase translates to MLYPYIDSASGLSEWFADNVTISPEKVFTFTWDHEVHQATLVAHRTNHYAKFQYLPETKEDEKDPSYFELRLEVNELTQTTFLKVTDYSDFDDLDELQDLWEGLIENLKKVVGG, encoded by the coding sequence ATGTTGTACCCGTATATCGACTCTGCAAGCGGTTTATCCGAATGGTTTGCTGACAATGTAACCATCAGTCCCGAGAAGGTATTTACATTTACTTGGGACCATGAGGTGCACCAAGCTACTTTGGTTGCGCACCGCACCAATCACTATGCAAAATTTCAGTACTTACCCGAAACGAAGGAGGACGAAAAAGATCCATCCTATTTTGAACTTCGGTTGGAGGTAAATGAATTAACGCAGACCACTTTCTTAAAGGTTACCGATTATTCTGACTTTGATGACCTGGATGAACTACAAGATCTTTGGGAAGGTCTTATTGAAAATCTAAAGAAGGTTGTTGGAGGCTAA
- the rpsO gene encoding 30S ribosomal protein S15, with protein sequence MQLSTARKQELFSKHGFSKTKTDTGSPESQIALFTTRINEITEHLKVQKKDFSTQQGLIKLVGQRKRLLSYLQRTNINRYRAILAELDLRK encoded by the coding sequence ATGCAACTTAGTACAGCCAGAAAACAAGAATTGTTCAGCAAGCACGGTTTCTCCAAGACAAAAACAGACACCGGTTCGCCTGAATCACAAATTGCCCTTTTCACGACTCGTATCAACGAGATTACCGAGCATTTGAAAGTGCAGAAGAAGGATTTTTCAACTCAACAAGGCCTTATTAAATTAGTAGGTCAACGCAAAAGATTGTTGAGCTATTTACAGCGCACTAACATCAACCGGTACCGCGCTATTCTTGCCGAACTAGATCTTAGAAAATAA
- a CDS encoding DUF2384 domain-containing protein produces MAKLMKTTKPGVFVIRALNTEPVNITVGNRFGFFIKEAGKARNFHDLNTIIGKGLPYRSVQPLMTFLDLNTQEIADLTGVSQRTISRWADDSIIGVLPSKNLVKVDELVHKGIEVFGSEDSFKSWLQQPNTALGDEKPIDLLPTPYGTELVEDAIEAMEYGNVM; encoded by the coding sequence ATGGCAAAATTAATGAAAACAACTAAACCAGGGGTCTTTGTAATCCGGGCGCTTAACACAGAGCCGGTCAATATTACAGTAGGCAACCGATTCGGCTTTTTTATCAAAGAGGCTGGCAAGGCCAGAAATTTTCACGATCTCAATACGATTATCGGCAAGGGACTGCCTTACCGCTCGGTCCAGCCCCTGATGACTTTCCTTGACCTGAACACCCAAGAAATAGCTGACCTTACAGGCGTATCGCAGCGCACTATTTCCAGGTGGGCAGATGATTCCATTATTGGTGTTCTTCCTTCCAAGAACTTGGTTAAGGTAGATGAACTGGTTCACAAGGGCATTGAGGTCTTTGGCTCTGAAGACTCTTTTAAGTCTTGGTTACAACAACCCAATACAGCCTTGGGGGACGAAAAGCCGATCGATTTGCTCCCTACCCCATATGGTACTGAGTTGGTGGAAGATGCTATCGAGGCCATGGAGTATGGCAACGTGATGTAA